One genomic window of Candidatus Glassbacteria bacterium includes the following:
- a CDS encoding pyridoxamine 5'-phosphate oxidase family protein, with amino-acid sequence MSAAWLSSARANRIWCRSVSATTGGSLYFHCAPDGRKLGMLNHGVRVCFELEADVGVIKAESACGWTMAYSSVIGWGTAVLVRDPHQRKAALDTIMRQYGGPEGPYSEKVLGRTAVVRIEIERISAKSNHPRKLVNEADGER; translated from the coding sequence CTGTCTGCCGCCTGGCTTTCCTCAGCGAGGGCGAACCGTATCTGGTGCCGGTCTGTTTCGGCTACGACGGGGGGGTCGCTCTATTTCCACTGCGCGCCCGATGGCCGCAAGCTGGGCATGCTGAACCACGGCGTCAGGGTCTGTTTCGAACTCGAGGCCGATGTCGGTGTAATTAAAGCGGAAAGCGCCTGCGGCTGGACCATGGCCTACAGCAGCGTTATCGGTTGGGGAACGGCTGTCTTGGTTCGGGACCCGCACCAGCGCAAGGCGGCCCTGGATACGATCATGCGCCAGTACGGTGGTCCCGAGGGTCCTTACAGCGAAAAAGTACTGGGCCGCACGGCAGTAGTCCGGATCGAAATAGAACGAATCAGCGCTAAAAGCAACCATCCCCGTAAACTTGTAAACGAGGCGGACGGCGAGCGATGA